CGCCGGAAGCACCGGGCACGGCCGCCTGGCGGGTGGACTTCACGGTGGCCAGCCTGGCGGACCTCAAGGCGGTGCTGGCCCACTTCGCCACCGCCGGGGTGGCCGCCCGCTTTACCCTGGAGCAGTAATCCCGAAGGCGAACGGCAGAATGTCCAACACGGAATATCGAAGGCGGAAGGGACCGGCAGGTGACGTTTTCGATCAGTTCTTCCTGTCCCTTTGGGCGGTTGGACATTCCGGGCTCGCTATTCGCTGGGGCGGCCGGAAGGGTGGGGTCACGCCCATCAGCGGCCGGCCACCAGGTCCGCCAGCGCCCCCTCCAGCTCCGGGAACCGGAAGAGGAAGCCGTGCTCGATCAGGGCTCCGGGCCGGACCCGGCCGCCGCCCAGGAGGAGGCCTCCCAGCTCGCCAAGAGCCAGGCGCAGGATGGCGGCGGGCACCGGCAGGGCCGCCGGCCGGCCCAGGAGCCGCGCCAGGGTGACGGTCAGCTGCCGGTTCGTCACCTCCTGGGGGGCCACCAGGTTCACCGGCCCGGCGAGGGCCGGGGTGGCCAGCATGAAGGCGATGGCCGCCGTGAGATCGGAGAGGTGGATCCAGGCAAAGGGCTGGTCTCCGGAGCCGAGCCGGCCGCCCAGGCCCAGGCGGAAGGCGGGCCGCATGGCGGCCAAGGCCCCGCCGTCCCGGCCCAGCACCACCCCGAATCGCGCCAGGAGCACCCGCACGCCCTTGGCCGCCGCCTCTCTGGCTGCCGCCTCCCACTCGACACAGACCCGGGCCAGAAAGTCATCCCCGGGCGGGCTGTCCTCCCGGCAGACCCCCGCCGGCGCCACGCCGTAGTAGCCGACCGCGCTGGCATTGACCAGGACCATCCGGGCACCCCGGCCGGGGTCGATGGCCTGCACCAGGGAGCGGGTCGATTGCAGCCGGCTGGCCCGGATCTCGGCCTTCACCGGCTCGCTCCAGCGGGCGAAGATGCTGCGGCCGGTCAGGTTCACCACTGCGTCGGCCCGGTTGAGATCCGCCACCCAGGGACCGGCCCGCAAAGGGGTGCCGGCCACGATCCGCGTGCCGGCCGGCAGCAGGCGGGCCTTGTCCGGATGGCGCACCAGGGCGGTCAGCTGATGGCCGGCAGCCGCCAGATGCCGGGCCAGGGCCTGGCCGATAAAGCCGGTGCCACCGGCAAGAAAGATCTCCATGGCAAGCCTCCCTGTGCGTGGATTGCAGGATGACCACTATCATCCGCCGCTGCCGGCCGTCAACCCCCGGTCCTTGCAGTGCAGCCTCTCCTGTGCCTATGATGGACGAAACGTTCACAATGCCCGAGGAGGCGGCATCGTGCTGGTCATCGATGGCACCATGGGGGAAGGAGGCGGTCAGGTGCTGCGCACCGCCCTGTCTCTGGCGGCACTCACCGGTCAGGCCTTCACCATCGACAACATCCGAGGCAACCGGACCAGGCCCGGCTTGCGGCGCCAGCATCTGACTGCGGTGCAGGCGGCGGCCCGGCTGTGCGGTGCCCGGCTCCAGGGCGCCGAGCCGGACAGCCGGCGATTGCGGTTCGAGCCGCGCCAGCCGCCCGCGGCCGGTGATCACCACTGGGCGGTGGGCACCGCCGGCTCCACCACCCTGGTGCTGCAGACCGTGCTGCCGATCCTTTTCGGGGCTCACGGGTCCTCCCAGGTGACCGTGGAGGGCGGCACCCACAACCCCCTGGCGCCGCCGGTGGAGTTCCTGGAGCAAAGCTTCCTGCCGGTCCTGGCCACCATGGGCTGCCGGGCCACGTTGACCCTGGAGCGCCACGGCTTCTACCCGGAGGGGGGCGGCCGTATCCGCTGCCGGACAGAGCCCCGCCAGCCGGCTGCTGCCCTGGGCCTGGTTGTCCGGCCAGCCCGGAGCCGGCGGCAAGCCCTCGTCCTGTCCCAGGGGCTGCCGGCCCATGTGGCCCAGAGGGAAGCGCAGGTGCTGGCGGCGGGCGCAGCCATGACGGCGGCCGCGGTGATCGTCCGGCAGCTGCCGGGCCGGCAGCCGGCCAATGTCGTCATGGTGGCCGATGCCTTCGGAGAGCTGTCGGCGGTCTGCACCGCCTTCGGCGTCCGGGGCCGACCGGCGGAGGCGGTGGCCGCCGAGGCCCTGGCTGCGGCCGATGCCCATGCCCAGGCCGGCTGGCCGGTGGAGGCGCATCTGGCCGACCAGCTCCTCCTCTACCTGGGGCTGGCTGGCCAGGGCTCGTTTGCTACCGGCCCCTTGAGTCTGCACGCCGAGACCAACCGGGCGCTCATCGAGCGCTTCCTGCCGGTGCGCTTCACGACAACGCCCACTGGGGGCGGCTGCCTGGTCTCCTGCCATGAAGAAGCCTGACCGCGCCACCGCTGCCGCCAGCCCAGAGAAGGGGAAGGCGCCGGCCGCCCCCGGCCGGCCGCGGGCGGCCCTCAACGAGGCCCTCCTGGCTTGTGCCCGGGCAGTGCTCGAGGACACCGACTTTGCCACCACCGCCCGGATGATCTTCGATCACTGCTCCCGTCTGGTGGGCTCCTCTTCCGGCTACGTGGCCCTCCTGTCCGCCGACGGCGGGGAGAACGAGGTGCTGTTCCTGGAGGCCGGCGACCGGGCCTGCGCCGTGGATCCGGAGCTGCCGATGCCGATTCGCGGCCTCAGGGCCGAGGCCTACCGCTCCGGTCAGCCGATCCTGGAGAACGATTTCGCCGCCAGCCGCTGGCAGGCCTTCCTTCCTGCCGGCCATGTGCCGTTGGACAACGTGCTGTTTGCGCCCTTGAACGTCGGCGGCCGAGCCCTGGGCGTCATGGGTCTGGCCAACAAGCCCGGAGGCTTCACCGCCGGCGACCTCCGGGTGGCAGCCGCCTTCGCTGACCTGGCGGCGCTGGCCTTGCGCCAACGCCGCGACCGGGAAAGCCTCCAGGAGAGCGAGGAGCGGTACCGCTCCCTGTTCGACGACTCCCGGGACGCCATCTTCCTGGCCGCAAACGGCCGTTTCTTCATGGCCAATCCGGCCATGCACACCCTGGTGGGCTGCTCGCCGGCGCAGTTGGCCGGGACGCCGGTGGCCAGCATCTTCGCCAGGCCTGCCGAGATGGCCCGCTTCGAGGCCAGCCTGGCGGTGGCGGGCGGGGTGCGGGACTGGCCCTGCACCCTGCGCCGCCAGGACGGCACGCTCCTCGATTGCCTCATCACCGCCAGCCAGCGTCAGTCCGGCCCGGCCTGCTTCCAGGCAGTGGTCCGGGACGTCACCGCGGAGCGGCAGCTGGCAGCCCAGCTGCGGCAGGCCCAGAAGATGGAGGCCCTTGGCACCCTGGCCGGTGGCATCGCCCATGACTTCAACAACCTCTTGGCGGCCATCCTGGGCTTTGCCGAGCTGGCCATGGGCTTCGCTCCGGACGAGGGGCCGCAGCGGGAATACCTGCAGGCGGTGGTCAGCTCCGGGCACAAGGCCCGGGATCTGGTCAAGCAGATCCTGGCCTTCGGCCGGCAGGCCGAACAGGAGCGGATCCCGTTCAATCCGGTGCCGCTGGTCAAGGAGGCCCTGAAGCTCTTGCGGGCCACCATCCCCTCCACCATCGAGATCCGTTCCCGGATCGATCCGGCGGCGGGCACCATTCTTGCCGATCCCAGCCAGTTCGAGCAGGTGCTCATGAACCTGGCCACCAACGCCTTCCACGCCATGGAGGAGCGGGGTGGGGTCCTGGAGGTGCGGCTGACCAGAACCGAGCTGGCCGCCGAGGAAGGGGGGGCCGCCAGGCCCTATGTGGAGCTGGCGGTCACGGATACCGGCTGCGGCATCGAGCCCAGGATCCGGGAGCGGATCTTCGATCCCTACTTCACCACCAAGGGGGTGGGCCGAGGCACCGGTCTGGGGCTGTCGGTGGTGCTGGGCATTGTTCGCGGTCTGGGCGGCAGCATCCGGGTGGAGAGTGAGCCTGACCATGGCAGCACCTTCCGGATCCTGGTGCCGGCGATCGAGCAGCCGCCGGCTGCGGTGCCCGCCGCCAGCGGCCCGTTGCCCCGCGGCCACGAGCGGCTCCTGGTCGTGGACGACGACCCCAGTCTGGTCAAGGTCGGCCAGCGGACCCTGGAGCGGCTGGGCTACCGGGTGAGCGTGGCCACCGACGGCCAGGAGGCTCTGGAGCTCTTCTGCCGGGAGCCGGAGTCCTTCGACCTGGTCATCACGGACCAGACCATGCCCGGCCTCACCGGCGCCGAGCTGGCCAGGAGCCTCCTCCGGCTGCGACCGAGCCTGCCCATCATCCTGTGCACCGGATACTCCAGCGCCATCAACGCCGAGGCCGCACGCCTCCTGGGCATCCGGGGCTTCATCCTCAAGCCTTTCACCACGCCGGATCTGGCCCGGCTGGTCCGGGACTGCCTGGGGCCGGAAGTCATCCCCAGGCAGCGCCAGGGGGAGATGCCATGAAGATCCTGATCAGCGACGGCCTGCGCGCGGAGGGACGGGCCATCCTGGAGACGATGCCCGCGGCGGCCATCGAGGTCCATGACCGGCTGGCTCGGCCGGAGCTCCTGGCCCGCATCGCGGATGCCGACGGCCTCATCGTCCGCAGCCACACCCGGGTGGATGGCGAGGTGCTGGCCGCCGGCCGCCAGCTGCAGGTGGTGGGCCGGGCCGGCACCGGGGTGGACAACATCGATGTCCCGGCCGCCACCGCCCGGGGGGTGCTGGTGATGAACACCCCCGGCGCCAACGCCATGGCCGCTGCCGAGCACACCTTCGCCCTGATGCTGGCCCTGGCGCGCCACGTGGCCCGGGCGGATTGCAGCCTCCGGGCCGGCCACTGGGAGAAATCCCGCTTCATCGGCACCGAGCTGTATGGTCAGATCCTGGGCCTGGTCGGGCTGGGCCGTATCGGCAGCCTCGTCGCGGCCCGGGCGGTCAGCTTCGGCATGCGGGTCCTGGCCGCCGATCCCTACCTGACCCCGGAGAGTGCCGGCCGGCTGGGGGTGGAGTTGGTGCCCCTGGCCGACCTCCTGGCCAGGGCCGATTTCGTCAGCCTGCACACGCCGCTCACGCGAGAGACCAACGGCCTGATCGACCGGGCCGCCCTGGCCCGGATGAAGCCCAGCGCTCGGCTCATCAACTGCGCCCGGGGGGGGCTGGTGGAC
This genomic interval from Thermodesulfobacteriota bacterium contains the following:
- a CDS encoding TIGR01777 family oxidoreductase, coding for MEIFLAGGTGFIGQALARHLAAAGHQLTALVRHPDKARLLPAGTRIVAGTPLRAGPWVADLNRADAVVNLTGRSIFARWSEPVKAEIRASRLQSTRSLVQAIDPGRGARMVLVNASAVGYYGVAPAGVCREDSPPGDDFLARVCVEWEAAAREAAAKGVRVLLARFGVVLGRDGGALAAMRPAFRLGLGGRLGSGDQPFAWIHLSDLTAAIAFMLATPALAGPVNLVAPQEVTNRQLTVTLARLLGRPAALPVPAAILRLALGELGGLLLGGGRVRPGALIEHGFLFRFPELEGALADLVAGR
- the rtcA gene encoding RNA 3'-terminal phosphate cyclase, with product MLVIDGTMGEGGGQVLRTALSLAALTGQAFTIDNIRGNRTRPGLRRQHLTAVQAAARLCGARLQGAEPDSRRLRFEPRQPPAAGDHHWAVGTAGSTTLVLQTVLPILFGAHGSSQVTVEGGTHNPLAPPVEFLEQSFLPVLATMGCRATLTLERHGFYPEGGGRIRCRTEPRQPAAALGLVVRPARSRRQALVLSQGLPAHVAQREAQVLAAGAAMTAAAVIVRQLPGRQPANVVMVADAFGELSAVCTAFGVRGRPAEAVAAEALAAADAHAQAGWPVEAHLADQLLLYLGLAGQGSFATGPLSLHAETNRALIERFLPVRFTTTPTGGGCLVSCHEEA
- a CDS encoding response regulator produces the protein MKKPDRATAAASPEKGKAPAAPGRPRAALNEALLACARAVLEDTDFATTARMIFDHCSRLVGSSSGYVALLSADGGENEVLFLEAGDRACAVDPELPMPIRGLRAEAYRSGQPILENDFAASRWQAFLPAGHVPLDNVLFAPLNVGGRALGVMGLANKPGGFTAGDLRVAAAFADLAALALRQRRDRESLQESEERYRSLFDDSRDAIFLAANGRFFMANPAMHTLVGCSPAQLAGTPVASIFARPAEMARFEASLAVAGGVRDWPCTLRRQDGTLLDCLITASQRQSGPACFQAVVRDVTAERQLAAQLRQAQKMEALGTLAGGIAHDFNNLLAAILGFAELAMGFAPDEGPQREYLQAVVSSGHKARDLVKQILAFGRQAEQERIPFNPVPLVKEALKLLRATIPSTIEIRSRIDPAAGTILADPSQFEQVLMNLATNAFHAMEERGGVLEVRLTRTELAAEEGGAARPYVELAVTDTGCGIEPRIRERIFDPYFTTKGVGRGTGLGLSVVLGIVRGLGGSIRVESEPDHGSTFRILVPAIEQPPAAVPAASGPLPRGHERLLVVDDDPSLVKVGQRTLERLGYRVSVATDGQEALELFCREPESFDLVITDQTMPGLTGAELARSLLRLRPSLPIILCTGYSSAINAEAARLLGIRGFILKPFTTPDLARLVRDCLGPEVIPRQRQGEMP